In Zingiber officinale cultivar Zhangliang chromosome 6A, Zo_v1.1, whole genome shotgun sequence, a single genomic region encodes these proteins:
- the LOC121995240 gene encoding protein RALF-like 19, giving the protein MALRLVLFFLLLLLLLSATATAAETVASDVARIAGGATPTCDGLVGECAGDGEEDDLEGEEETRRYLYGYAGSRGRARFISYDALKRDRVPCDRRGNSYYNCQRSGRANPYRRGCTVITHCARMLH; this is encoded by the coding sequence ATGGCTCTCCGCCtcgtcctcttcttcctcctcctcctcctcctcctctcggccaccGCCACCGCGGCCGAGACCGTGGCTTCCGACGTAGCCCGCATTGCTGGCGGCGCCACGCCCACTTGCGACGGGCTCGTGGGAGAGTGCGCCGGCGACGGAGAGGAGGACGACTTGGAAGGGGAGGAAGAGACACGGCGGTACCTGTACGGGTACGCCGGCAGCCGGGGACGGGCCCGGTTCATAAGCTACGACGCGTTGAAGCGGGACCGCGTGCCCTGCGACCGCAGGGGAAACTCCTACTACAACTGCCAGCGGAGCGGGCGGGCCAACCCGTACCGCCGGGGATGCACCGTCATCACCCACTGCGCCAGGATGCTCCACTGA
- the LOC121997774 gene encoding G-type lectin S-receptor-like serine/threonine-protein kinase SD2-5, with amino-acid sequence MSYRLILFMLILLLILLLSCASGQFSDLKPNAEPSTVWINNSTYAYSTNSDAGRDDRSIIRPILLYNTTDDVAFACGFFSNPSFDAFLLAVFALYTDPNITYMSYAQVVWSANRDRLVQSNSLLDFHADGDLILRDADGSTVWSTNTSGRGVVGVSITQSGNLVLFDKRNTIVWQSFEHPTDTWVLGQTLKERQRLISNTSTVNWTRGLYRLTLLSDGVYAYVGFTDPQIYHKLYLDKVNGSIYAMYTNGTLDFFAINSTDHVRLRTVNLPFASSIQFMRLESDGHLRIYERTAVGWKSIYDVMSDKRWYPSRPSPCNNPTVCGEYGICDYGMCSCPLPVDGYLKPLNDRKLYQGCSLVTPLSCQSIQNHRLVVVPNVSYFIDPDNTEPTIKGIDENNCTQACLENCSCKAVLFAKYYDNYCYLLSQIFTMAVNEGDSSTVYIKVQVNKEAQMKVSVGGLLAIIAGGLPTRFSFEELKQATEQFTKKLGQGGFGSVYEGQIGDQRVAVKLLDGVGQGKKEFLAEVETIGSIHHINLVRLIGFCVEKSNRLLVYEYMSNGSLDKWIFNKSQDNSLDWPTRRRIFADTARGLCYLHEDCRYRIAHLDIKPHNILLNDKFEAKISDFGLAKLIDRDQSQVMTRLRGTPGYLAPEWLTSIITEKVDIYSFGVVVLETIFGRRNLDYSQPEENFHLLQLIQDKIKSGGLTEMIDQSHLELDFEDVILMIHLAGCCIQSDSNRRPSMSTVVKILEGAATVETDLQEVFDVAPIAIREAVHLDASTPPSATQVSGPR; translated from the exons ATGTCATACCGTCTGATCCTCTTTATGTTGATTCTGCTTCTAATTCTCCTCCTTTCTTGTGCTTCTGGGCAATTCTCAGATCTCAAACCAAACGCCGAGCCTTCCACTGTGTGGATTAATAACTCCACGTACGCCTACAGCACCAATAGCGACGCCGGCAGAGACGACAGGTCCATCATCCGACCTATTCTCCTCTACAACACCACCGATGATGTTGCCTTCGCTTGCGGGTTCTTTAGCAACCCTTCCTTCGACGCCTTCCTCCTCGCCGTTTTCGCCCTTTACACTGATCCAAACATCACGTACATGAGTTATGCACAAGTTGTGTGGTCAGCCAACCGCGATCGGCTCGTGCAGTCGAACTCCCTTCTCGATTTCCATGCGGACGGCGACTTGATCCTTCGTGATGCTGACGGTTCCACGGTTTGGTCCACCAACACCTCCGGCAGGGGAGTCGTCGGCGTCAGCATCACCCAATCCGGCAACCTGGTGCTGTTTGATAAGAGAAACACGATAGTGTGGCAATCTTTCGAACACCCGACTGATACTTGGGTCCTTGGCCAGACGCTCAAAGAGAGGCAAAGGCTAATTTCCAACACCTCTACCGTCAACTGGACTCGAGGTTTGTATCGCCTCACGCTTCTTTCCGACGGTGTGTATGCTTATGTCGGATTTACTGATCCCCAGATATACCATAAATTGTACTTGGACAAAGTCAATGGTTCTATCTATGCGATGTACACAAATGGCACACTTGATTTTTTCGCCATCAATTCTACCGACCATGTTAGACTGAGAACCGTTAACTTGCCCTTTGCATCATCGATTCAGTTTATGAGGTTAGAGTCCGACGGGCACCTGAGAATCTATGAGCGGACTGCTGTAGGATGGAAGAGCATATACGATGTTATGAGCGATAAACGTTGGTATCCGAGTCGCCCTTCTCCATGTAACAATCCAACAGTTTGCGGCGAGTATGGAATTTGTGACTACGGGATGTGCAGCTGTCCCTTACCAGTAGACGGGTACCTAAAGCCTCTTAATGACAGAAAACTATATCAGGGCTGCTCTCTCGTCACTCCCCTCTCTTGTCAATCCATCCAGAATCACCGGCTTGTAGTTGTTCCTAATGTTTCTTACTTCATCGACCCCGACAATACCGAGCCAACCATCAAGGGAATAGATGAAAATAATTGCACACAAGCTTGCCTAGAAAATTGTTCTTGCAAAGCTGTTTTATTTGCAAAATACTATGACAACTATTGTTACTTGCTATCTCAAATTTTCACAATGGCAGTAAATGAGGGAGATTCCTCTACCGTATACATTAAGGTTCAGGTGAATAAGGAAGCACAAATGAAAGTTAGTGTTGGAGGGCTTCTTGCCATCATTGCGGGAG GATTGCCTACAAGATTTTCATTTGAGGAGCTGAAGCAAGCCACAGAGCAATTCACCAAAAAACTTGGGCAGGGAGGGTTTGGGTCAGTTTACGAAGGACAAATAGGTGATCAAAGAGTCGCTGTGAAGCTCTTGGATGGAGTTGGGCAAGGCAAGAAAGAATTCTTAGCAGAAGTCGAGACGATCGGAAGCATTCACCATATTAACCTGGTGAGGCTTATTGGCTTTTGCGTCGAGAAATCAAACAGACTTCTTGTTTATGAGTACATGAGCAATGGGTCTCTCGATAAGTGGATCTTCAACAAGAGCCAAGATAATAGTCTGGATTGGCCTACAAGACGCAGGATCTTTGCTGATACAGCCAGGGGACTCTGTTATCTTCATGAAGACTGCAGATACAGGATTGCTCATTTGGATATCAAGCCCCACAACATCCTTCTGAATGACAAGTTCGAAGCTAAAATTTCTGACTTTGGGCTGGCCAAACTGATTGACAGAGACCAAAGCCAAGTGATGACTAGATTGAGAGGCACTCCTGGCTACCTAGCTCCTGAATGGTTGACATCGATCATAACAGAGAAAGTAGACATCTACAGCTTCGGCGTCGTGGTTCTAGAAACCATATTTGGAAGAAGAAACTTGGATTACTCCCAGCCCGAGGAAAACTTTCATTTGTTACAGCTCATTCAGGATAAGATCAAATCAGGCGGATTGACGGAAATGATCGATCAAAGTCACCTGGAACTGGATTTCGAAGATGTTATTCTAATGATCCACTTAGCTGGATGTTGCATACAGAGTGACAGCAACAGACGACCATCCATGTCCACTGTTGTTAAAATTTTAGAAGGTGCAGCCACGGTTGAAACAGATTTGCAAGAAGTGTTCGACGTGGCTCCAATCGCAATAAGGGAAGCTGTTCACTTGGATGCGTCGACTCCTCCATCGGCAACACAAGTGTCTGGTCCAAGGTAA